One segment of Chionomys nivalis chromosome 1, mChiNiv1.1, whole genome shotgun sequence DNA contains the following:
- the Asb10 gene encoding ankyrin repeat and SOCS box protein 10 isoform X2: MLMSWSPEECRGQGEPRGDRHSLCARLVEKPDRESKEHLEPGLGPITTRTASGPVLAFWQAVLAGDVGSVSQILADSSTGLAPDSIFDTSDPEQWRDFRFNIRALRLWSLTYEEELTTPLHVAASRGHTEVLQLLLKRRAKPDSAPGGRTALHEACTAGHTACVRVLLVAGADPNIPDQDGKRPLHLCRGPGILECVELLLKFGAHVDGRSEDEEETPLHIAARLGHVELADLLLRWGACPDARNAEGWTPLLAACDVRCQSLLDAEATTHRCFQLCSLLLSVGADADAADHDKQRPLHLACRRGHSAVVELLLSCGVSANAMDYGGHTPLHCALQGPDTALAHSPERMVRALLNHGAVRVWPGALPKVLECWCTSPRTIEVLMNTYCVVKLPEEARGLVPPEIVQPRSLQHLSRCALRCHLKSSLPRALPQLPLPSSLLRYLQLEFEDVLY; the protein is encoded by the exons ATGCTCATGAGCTGGTCTCCAGAGGAGTGCAGGGGCCAGGGAGAGCCTCGGGGTGACAGACACTCCCTCTGCGCCAGGCTGGTGGAGAAGCCTGACAGAGAGTCTAAGGAGCACCTTGAGCCTGGCCTGGGACCTATCACCACCCGCACGGCTTCAGGACCTGTCCTTGCCTTCTGGCAGGCAGTACTGGCTGGGGATGTAGGCTCTGTCTCTCAAATCCTCGCGGACTCCAGCACTGGCCTGGCTCCAGACTCCATCTTTGATACCAGCGACCCAGAGCAATGGAGAGATTTCCGCTTCAACATCCGTGCTCTGA GGCTCTGGTCTCTGACGTATGAAGAGGAACTGACCACTCCATTGCATGTGGCAGCCAGTCGCGGCCACACCGAAGTTCTCCAGTTGCTGCTGAAGCGTCGAGCCAAGCCAGACAGTGCCCCTGGAGGCCGCACCGCTCTGCATGAGGCCTGTACTGCAGGTCACACGGCCTGTGTCCGCGTGCTGTTGGTGGCTGGAGCAGACCCCAACATCCCCGACCAGGATGGAAAACGCCCTCTGCATCTCTGCCGGGGCCCTGGTATCCTTGA GTGTGTGGAGTTGCTCCTGAAGTTTGGGGCACACGTGGATGGTAGGTCTGAGGATGAAGAAGAGACTCCTTTGCATATAGCTGCCCGGCTTGGCCATGTGGAACTAGCAGACTTGCTTCTGAGATGGGGTGCTTGCCCTGATGCCCGCAATGCTGAAGGTTGGACCCCACTGCTGGCTGCCTGTGATGTCCGCTGTCAATCCCTCTTGGATGCTGAGGCCACCACCCACCGCTGTTTCCAACTGTGCAGCTTGCTGCTCTCAGTCGGGGCAGATGCTGATGCTGCAGACCATGACAAGCAGCGGCCCCTGCACCTGGCTTGCCGCCGTGGCCACTCGGCCGTCGTGGAGCTGCTACTGTCCTGTGGCGTCAGCGCTAATGCCATGGACTATGGGGGACATACACCTTTGCACTGTGCTCTGCAAGGTCCAGATACAGCCCTGGCCCACAGCCCTGAGCGCATGGTGCGAGCTCTACTCAACCATGGTGCTGTCCGAGTCTGGCCAGGGGCACTCCCCAAG GTGCTAGAGTGCTGGTGCACGTCCCCACGGACCATCGAGGTCCTGATGAACACCTACTGCGTGGTGAAGCTTCCTGAGGAGGCCAGGGGCTTGGTGCCACCTGAAATCGTGCAG CCCAGGTCCCTGCAGCATCTTAGCCGTTGTGCCCTCCGCTGTCACCTGAAGAGCAGTCTGCCCCGCGCGTTGCCACAGCTTCCCCTGCCATCCAGCCTGCTCCGCTACCTGCAGCTGGAGTTTGAAGATGTGCTTTACTAG
- the Asb10 gene encoding ankyrin repeat and SOCS box protein 10 isoform X1 encodes MLMSWSPEECRGQGEPRGDRHSLCARLVEKPDRESKEHLEPGLGPITTRTASGPVLAFWQAVLAGDVGSVSQILADSSTGLAPDSIFDTSDPEQWRDFRFNIRALRLWSLTYEEELTTPLHVAASRGHTEVLQLLLKRRAKPDSAPGGRTALHEACTAGHTACVRVLLVAGADPNIPDQDGKRPLHLCRGPGILECVELLLKFGAHVDGRSEDEEETPLHIAARLGHVELADLLLRWGACPDARNAEGWTPLLAACDVRCQSLLDAEATTHRCFQLCSLLLSVGADADAADHDKQRPLHLACRRGHSAVVELLLSCGVSANAMDYGGHTPLHCALQGPDTALAHSPERMVRALLNHGAVRVWPGALPKVLECWCTSPRTIEVLMNTYCVVKLPEEARGLVPPEIVQKHHRFYSSLFALVRQPRSLQHLSRCALRCHLKSSLPRALPQLPLPSSLLRYLQLEFEDVLY; translated from the exons ATGCTCATGAGCTGGTCTCCAGAGGAGTGCAGGGGCCAGGGAGAGCCTCGGGGTGACAGACACTCCCTCTGCGCCAGGCTGGTGGAGAAGCCTGACAGAGAGTCTAAGGAGCACCTTGAGCCTGGCCTGGGACCTATCACCACCCGCACGGCTTCAGGACCTGTCCTTGCCTTCTGGCAGGCAGTACTGGCTGGGGATGTAGGCTCTGTCTCTCAAATCCTCGCGGACTCCAGCACTGGCCTGGCTCCAGACTCCATCTTTGATACCAGCGACCCAGAGCAATGGAGAGATTTCCGCTTCAACATCCGTGCTCTGA GGCTCTGGTCTCTGACGTATGAAGAGGAACTGACCACTCCATTGCATGTGGCAGCCAGTCGCGGCCACACCGAAGTTCTCCAGTTGCTGCTGAAGCGTCGAGCCAAGCCAGACAGTGCCCCTGGAGGCCGCACCGCTCTGCATGAGGCCTGTACTGCAGGTCACACGGCCTGTGTCCGCGTGCTGTTGGTGGCTGGAGCAGACCCCAACATCCCCGACCAGGATGGAAAACGCCCTCTGCATCTCTGCCGGGGCCCTGGTATCCTTGA GTGTGTGGAGTTGCTCCTGAAGTTTGGGGCACACGTGGATGGTAGGTCTGAGGATGAAGAAGAGACTCCTTTGCATATAGCTGCCCGGCTTGGCCATGTGGAACTAGCAGACTTGCTTCTGAGATGGGGTGCTTGCCCTGATGCCCGCAATGCTGAAGGTTGGACCCCACTGCTGGCTGCCTGTGATGTCCGCTGTCAATCCCTCTTGGATGCTGAGGCCACCACCCACCGCTGTTTCCAACTGTGCAGCTTGCTGCTCTCAGTCGGGGCAGATGCTGATGCTGCAGACCATGACAAGCAGCGGCCCCTGCACCTGGCTTGCCGCCGTGGCCACTCGGCCGTCGTGGAGCTGCTACTGTCCTGTGGCGTCAGCGCTAATGCCATGGACTATGGGGGACATACACCTTTGCACTGTGCTCTGCAAGGTCCAGATACAGCCCTGGCCCACAGCCCTGAGCGCATGGTGCGAGCTCTACTCAACCATGGTGCTGTCCGAGTCTGGCCAGGGGCACTCCCCAAG GTGCTAGAGTGCTGGTGCACGTCCCCACGGACCATCGAGGTCCTGATGAACACCTACTGCGTGGTGAAGCTTCCTGAGGAGGCCAGGGGCTTGGTGCCACCTGAAATCGTGCAG aAGCACCATCGATTCTACTCTTCACTCTTTGCCTTGGTGAGGCAGCCCAGGTCCCTGCAGCATCTTAGCCGTTGTGCCCTCCGCTGTCACCTGAAGAGCAGTCTGCCCCGCGCGTTGCCACAGCTTCCCCTGCCATCCAGCCTGCTCCGCTACCTGCAGCTGGAGTTTGAAGATGTGCTTTACTAG